A region of Moorena producens PAL-8-15-08-1 DNA encodes the following proteins:
- a CDS encoding DUF4359 domain-containing protein → MYQRINSTVFLALVSSIMALTNPTKDAYLDHAAWHLHDTYCQQKSLPLGVKAACFVGKPLPPDAVKPVIESYTRHQNYFLFSIYTTNFWGKKFHTVGLGGKFLVF, encoded by the coding sequence ATGTATCAGCGCATCAATAGCACAGTTTTCTTGGCTTTAGTGTCCAGCATTATGGCACTCACCAATCCAACTAAAGACGCTTATCTTGATCATGCGGCATGGCATTTACATGATACTTACTGCCAGCAGAAATCCCTTCCTCTTGGGGTAAAAGCAGCTTGTTTTGTCGGTAAACCTTTACCACCTGATGCAGTTAAGCCAGTAATCGAAAGCTACACTCGTCACCAAAACTATTTCCTTTTCAGTATCTATACCACCAACTTCTGGGGTAAAAAATTCCACACTGTTGGGCTAGGGGGTAAATTTTTGGTGTTTTAA